GCGGAACAAAACTCGCTCACAATATCACTTCATTACTGGGCGTAATGGATGGAGCTGCCAGCGACCTGCGTCCCGGCCTGCCCTGGCAAATGGTCGAAATCCATGAACCGGTCCGCTTGCTCTTTGTGATTGAAACGACAAAAGAAGCCATGCAGCGGATTATCGCAAACAACCCTGCCATTGCTCAGCTCGTAAACGGAAACTGGGTTCAACTGGCGGTCCTCAATACTGAAACATCGCAAATTCATCTTTTCCGTAACGGAGAATTTGAAGTCTACAAACCGCAAACAAAAGAACTTCCTGTAGTAGACTCATCCATCGCCTGGTATCGAGGCTGGCGCGATCACCTCGGATTTGCGTCCATTCGAACGCATGAGATTTCGTCTTGATGAATGCCCTCCTGTTCCTCTTAATCTTTAACAAAATGACTGAATAACGATGAATTCTGAAGCAGTATTTCATTTTCTTGGCGTCTGTGTCGTGCTCAGCCCTGCTTTACTCTTAGCGCTGTTCGGCGTAACTTCGCTGATTGATCGGCCAATTGGGGAACGCCTGATGGCGCGTGCCACTCAAACGATGGTGATGATCGGACTGTTTTCTTCGATTGCCATTCTGGGACTGATGCTTACACTCGATATCCGGTATGTTCCAATCGAACTCGGAAACTGGGTAGTCATCCCCGAACAACACTTTCATTTCCACCTGAAGTTTATTTTTGATCGATTGTCAATTCCTTTTTGTATTCTATCATTTATTCTCTGCGGAACGATCGGTGCTTTTGCCAGTCGCTATTTGCATCGTGAATCAGGTTATAATCGCTTCTTTGTCTGCTACGCTATTTTTCTGTTGGGTATGATTGTTTCATCACTGGCCGGTACAATCGAAACACTTTTTTTCGGCTGGGAACTCGTCGGTTTGTCTTCGGCGTTACTGGTCGCTTTTTTTCACGAGCGACTCAATCCTGTTCGCAATGGTCTGCGGATCTGGTCGATTTACCGCATTTCAGATGCTGCATTTCTGATCGCGGCGTTGATGTTACATCATTTGACCGGGGCAGGTGATTTTGATGGACTGATGGGAACGGGCTCATGGCCGGATGGGCACGCTACGATTTCCGAACAACATGCCCTGTTAGTCGGGTTATTATTACTCGTTGCCGCAGCCGGAAAATCAGCATTGGTACCATTTTCCGGCTGGCTTCCCCGCGCGATGGAAGGACCGACCCCATCCAGTGCCGTGTTTTATGGCTCACTTTCCGTCCATCTTGGAGCCTATTTACTATTGCGTGTCAGTCCGATTCTTGAACTTTCGCTGACACTGCGACTGGCGGTTATTTTTCTGGGTTTGATCTCAGCGATTTTTGGAACCCTTGTAGCCCGCGTTCAAACGGATATTAAAAGTGCGCTGGCGTTTGCCTCTCTGACTCAAGTCGGCATTATCGTAGTCGAGATTGGCTGTGGATTTCGATACATTGCGCTGATTCATATCATCGGTCATGCGTGCCTTCGAACGTTGCAACTTCTCCGAGCTCCCACATTATTGCATGATTATCATACACTGGAAAATGCCATTGGATCACACCTGTCGCAAAAGCCCTCTTTATGGGTTCGCGTGATGCCCAGGCGTTATCGGATTCGGCTTTATCGATTTGAGCTCGAACGCGGCTACCTGGACATACTCTGCAATCAATTAATCGTGCATCCGTTTCTTTCCCTGTTCCGCATGTGTGATGGCCTGGAACGCCGCTGGACCAATTTTCTCTCAGAAGGTGAATCCAGAAAATCGGATCAAATCAAACCGCATACGGAATCTCTGGAGGAATATTTATGATATCTGAACTCCATCTGCCCTGGATGGAATTATCCATCCTGATTCTGCTGTTTGGCGCAATTTGGATCAGAATGACACATGACCGTGACACTGCCTATCGGCGTTGCCTCCTGATCTGCGGACTCGTATTCCTCACTACAGTCTGTGAATGGATTGACTTTGAAAGCTTAAATACATTTGAAGCTCGAGATCACTTTAATATTTTTGACTGGGTCTTCAATAATGATTTCTTCATTATAGACGAACTGAGCGCTCCCTTACTTCCTCTGGCGGCATTGCTTTACCTGCTTACAGTTCTTTCAACACTGAAAACCAAAGGGCACCGCTTTCCTTTCAGCAGCGCGCTGCTATCCGAAGCCATCCTGTTGGCTACTTTGAGTTGTAAGGAGCCGTGGGGGATCATCGCATTACTTTCTGTCGCAACCATACTACCATATCTTGAAATAAAGGCCCATCATCTCTCAACTCGCGTCTATGTATTGCACATGGGACTGTTTATTGCTCTGCTGGTTGTCGGAGGAGCACTTTCCCATTTCGGTGAAGCCGGTGATTCAATTTCACTGACTGCCGGAGCCCTTTTAACCACTGCCGCCCTGCTGCGCAGCGGCATCATTCCGCTACACTGCTGGATGACAGATCTGTTTGAAAAAGTGACCTTCGGAACAGCCTTACTGTTTGTAACTCCGATGACGGGTGCCTACGCTATGGTCAGACTGGTTTTCCCCATAGCCCCCGACTGGGCACTACAGGGAATCGCTCTCGTTTCTTTGACAACAGCCGTCTATGCGGCCGGTATGGCACTCGTACAACGGGAAGCCCGTCGATTCTTCTGTTATCTGTTTTTAAGCCATTCTTCTCTTGTGCTGGTCGGATTAGAAATGGCGACTCCCCTCGGGTTGACAGGAGGATTATGTGTCTGGATTTCAGTCGGAATTTCTCTGGCCGGATTCGCTTTGACGTTCCGTTCTATCGAAGCGAGAATTGGACGAATTTCTCTGGTGAAATACCACGGACTCTACGATCACACCCCCACACTGGCGGCATTGTTCCTGGTGACAGGACTCGCATCAATCGGTTTTCCCGGAACGGTCGGATTTATCGGAACCGAACTGCTTATAGAGGGGGCAATTGAAGTCTATCCACTGGTCGGAACAGCCGTTGTGATTGCCGCCGCGTTGAATAGTATTGCTATTTTACAGGCCTACTTTCGGGTCTTTACCGGAGCACGGCATACCGCAACGATTTCGCTCCGTGCACGCACGTCAGAACATGTAGCAATTCTGATTCTGGTAGCCCTCATTCTGGGAGGAGGACTCTACCCACAACCCGGTGTGACATCCAGGCAACATGCCGCCATGGAACTGATTCGGCTGCGTGGCGCTGTACTCAATGACTCAACTCATCCTTCCGATCCCAATATTGGTGTAACAGATCTTACAGAAACTTCCCAACCATTGATGAAATTACACGAAGATCAATGACAGCGACACTATTTCAATTTCACCGGTTTTAAACTCTCTGCTGAATCAGAGAATTTCTCATCGCAACAAACGCTGGTATGGAAGACAATCTGATAATTTAATTCCAGTGACTCTATTGAGTTGTATTCAATTTTATTATTATTACCCCAAATCATACCCTGTTTTGGGAAAGGACTTTCGTGTCTAAAAAAGATCATGTCAAAATTGGAATCGTGACAGTTTCCGACCGCGCCAGTCGAGGTGAATACGAAGACCGGGGTGGCCCTGCGATTGTGGACTATCTGTCCGAAGTTCTCAGCAGCGAGTGGACTCCTGTCGCACGCGTCATTCCCGACGAACTTTATACCATCACCGAAACCCTGCAAGAGCTCACCGATCTGGAACAGTGCTGTTTGATCGTCACAACTGGAGGCACAGGTCCGGCGAAACGAGACATCACGCCGGAAGCAACCTTGGCTGTGGCTGAAAAGGAGATGCCGGGCTTCGGGGAACTAATGCGGAAAGTCTCGCTGGAAAAAGTTCCCACGGCCATTCTCTCCCGTCAAACGGCAGTCATTCGGGGTGGTTCACTGATTATCAATCTGCCAGGCCAACCCAAGGCGATTCAGGAATGTCTAGACGCGGTGTTCCCGGCTGTCCCCTATTGTATCGATCTGCTTGAAGGCCCTTACCTGGAAACTAATGAATCGCGGCTCGTTGCATTTCGTCCGAAAAAGAAATGAGCGCATAAAAAACAGGAGCCGCTATTCACATCGCGGCTCCTGTTATATTATTTACCCCAAAACGCTCGAAGCTAAACCAGATTCGAACTGATCTCGTCTTCAATCGTTTCCAGTTGAATGGGTTTAATATCGAATTTCGGATTCTGTCCCAGGAAACGAGCGGGGTTGTTATGGAAGATTTCGATCGCATCCTGAACCGAATATCCTCGGGCTCGGAATTGAACCACACACTGCTGCAGCGTAAAGGGATCGCTGGGCCCCCAGTCAGCAGAGGAATTCACCAGGATTCGCTCATGCCCATACATTTCGAGCATATCCACGGCTCGTTTGGGAGAACACTTGGTGACGGGGTACAGAGTAAATCCGACCCAGTAGCCGGCTTCTAAAGGCTCTCGAATGGTGTGTTCTTCGACGTGATCGATCCAGACTCGCTCAGGATTCACATTCATGTGTGATAACACTTCCAGTGTGCGTTTTGTGCCACGCACTTTATCCTGCAGGTGCGGCGTATGAATCAGAATCAACTGGTCATACTTGATCGCCTGCTCCACTTGTTCTTCGAAGATCGCTTCTTCGTTTTTCGTGGTCTTATGGAAGCCGATTTCTCCCACGCCGAGTACAGTCGGTTTTTCATAAAATTCCGGCATGTGCTTGAGCACTTCGCGGCTCAATTCCGGATTTTCTGCTTCCTTGGGATTCACGGCGACCCAGCAGTAATGCTTGATGCCATACTCGGCGGCACGCGTCGGTTCAAATTCGCTGATCTGCCGGAAGTAATCCAGAAAGGTTTCCGGATACAGGCGGTCAAAACCGGCCCAGAAGGCAGGTTCTGCAACGGCGACAACGCCGGACATCGCCATGCGTTCGTAATCTTGTGCGGTTCTTGCAATGGCATGATAATGGGGTTGAATGATTTGCATGATCGTCTCACTGTTTATTCAAAAGTAAGCGGGTGGGAGGATTTCGCGTCGGCTCGCTCCAAATTCGTTTTCTGAAAACTTGATCTAGTCCAGATCAGAAAAGAGGAGCAGCATTCGTTCAGACCGATTCGGCAGATGACTTTTTTCTGTCAAAAGTGCGATCGCCTGATTCAGAAGATCCAAGCGGGAATCATTGAAATC
This window of the Gimesia fumaroli genome carries:
- the mog gene encoding molybdopterin adenylyltransferase is translated as MSKKDHVKIGIVTVSDRASRGEYEDRGGPAIVDYLSEVLSSEWTPVARVIPDELYTITETLQELTDLEQCCLIVTTGGTGPAKRDITPEATLAVAEKEMPGFGELMRKVSLEKVPTAILSRQTAVIRGGSLIINLPGQPKAIQECLDAVFPAVPYCIDLLEGPYLETNESRLVAFRPKKK
- a CDS encoding TatD family hydrolase produces the protein MQIIQPHYHAIARTAQDYERMAMSGVVAVAEPAFWAGFDRLYPETFLDYFRQISEFEPTRAAEYGIKHYCWVAVNPKEAENPELSREVLKHMPEFYEKPTVLGVGEIGFHKTTKNEEAIFEEQVEQAIKYDQLILIHTPHLQDKVRGTKRTLEVLSHMNVNPERVWIDHVEEHTIREPLEAGYWVGFTLYPVTKCSPKRAVDMLEMYGHERILVNSSADWGPSDPFTLQQCVVQFRARGYSVQDAIEIFHNNPARFLGQNPKFDIKPIQLETIEDEISSNLV
- a CDS encoding proton-conducting transporter transmembrane domain-containing protein, whose amino-acid sequence is MNSEAVFHFLGVCVVLSPALLLALFGVTSLIDRPIGERLMARATQTMVMIGLFSSIAILGLMLTLDIRYVPIELGNWVVIPEQHFHFHLKFIFDRLSIPFCILSFILCGTIGAFASRYLHRESGYNRFFVCYAIFLLGMIVSSLAGTIETLFFGWELVGLSSALLVAFFHERLNPVRNGLRIWSIYRISDAAFLIAALMLHHLTGAGDFDGLMGTGSWPDGHATISEQHALLVGLLLLVAAAGKSALVPFSGWLPRAMEGPTPSSAVFYGSLSVHLGAYLLLRVSPILELSLTLRLAVIFLGLISAIFGTLVARVQTDIKSALAFASLTQVGIIVVEIGCGFRYIALIHIIGHACLRTLQLLRAPTLLHDYHTLENAIGSHLSQKPSLWVRVMPRRYRIRLYRFELERGYLDILCNQLIVHPFLSLFRMCDGLERRWTNFLSEGESRKSDQIKPHTESLEEYL
- a CDS encoding proton-conducting transporter transmembrane domain-containing protein; translated protein: MISELHLPWMELSILILLFGAIWIRMTHDRDTAYRRCLLICGLVFLTTVCEWIDFESLNTFEARDHFNIFDWVFNNDFFIIDELSAPLLPLAALLYLLTVLSTLKTKGHRFPFSSALLSEAILLATLSCKEPWGIIALLSVATILPYLEIKAHHLSTRVYVLHMGLFIALLVVGGALSHFGEAGDSISLTAGALLTTAALLRSGIIPLHCWMTDLFEKVTFGTALLFVTPMTGAYAMVRLVFPIAPDWALQGIALVSLTTAVYAAGMALVQREARRFFCYLFLSHSSLVLVGLEMATPLGLTGGLCVWISVGISLAGFALTFRSIEARIGRISLVKYHGLYDHTPTLAALFLVTGLASIGFPGTVGFIGTELLIEGAIEVYPLVGTAVVIAAALNSIAILQAYFRVFTGARHTATISLRARTSEHVAILILVALILGGGLYPQPGVTSRQHAAMELIRLRGAVLNDSTHPSDPNIGVTDLTETSQPLMKLHEDQ